The following proteins are co-located in the Camelina sativa cultivar DH55 chromosome 12, Cs, whole genome shotgun sequence genome:
- the LOC104731556 gene encoding aspartic proteinase oryzasin-1-like — protein sequence MMQQDKIEKKIFSIWYGRSNDAGAGGEIMFGGTNPAHYTGEHVYVTVDEVGHFFQMNNIFVGTIDTYKCSTGCHVFVDSGTTNILGPPDMIKDINRRIDAAPNCSNYENLPDVTFTIEGRSYSVSPLDYIRKVTKNVCTSRFKGYKNNFWILGMPFIRAFHTVYDYEKLPIVRIGFAKSV from the exons ATGATGCAACAAGACaagattgaaaagaaaattttctcCATATGGTATGGGAGGTCTAATGACGCTGGAGCAGGAGGAGAGATAATGTTCGGAGGCACAAACCCAGCTCATTATACGGGAGAGCACGTTTATGTCACCGTGGACGAGGTCGGACACTTCTTCCAAATGAACAACATATTCGTCGGAACCATAGACACTTATAAATGCTCTACAGGCTGCCATGTGTTTGTTGACTCTGGAACTACGAACATTCTTGGTCCAccg GATATGATCAAGGACATTAATAGGAGAATCGATGCAGCACCAAATTGCTCAAATTATGAGAACCTGCCTGATGTAACCTTTACAATAGAAGGAAGGAGTTACTCAGTCAGTCCACTTGAT TATATACGTAAGGTTACAAAAAATGTCTGCACAAGTAGATTCAAGGGATACAAGAATAATTtctg GATACTTGGGATGCCATTCATACGAGCCTTTCATACGGTGTATGACTACGAGAAACTACCAATTGTGAGAATTGGCTTTGCTAAGTCGGTTTAG